Proteins found in one Micromonospora sp. WMMD1082 genomic segment:
- the rplN gene encoding 50S ribosomal protein L14, giving the protein MIQQESRLRVADNTGAREILCIRVLGGSGRRYASIGDVIVATVKDAIPGAGVKKGDVVKAVVVRTAKERRRPDGSYIRFDENAAVIIKDGGDPRGTRIFGPVGRELRDKRFMKIISLAPEVL; this is encoded by the coding sequence GTGATTCAGCAGGAGTCGCGACTGCGTGTCGCCGACAACACGGGTGCCCGGGAGATCCTGTGCATCCGGGTTCTCGGTGGCTCCGGTCGGCGCTACGCGAGCATCGGCGACGTCATCGTGGCGACCGTCAAGGACGCGATCCCGGGTGCCGGTGTGAAGAAGGGCGACGTCGTCAAGGCGGTCGTCGTCCGCACCGCCAAGGAGCGGCGGCGGCCGGACGGTTCGTACATCCGCTTCGACGAGAACGCCGCCGTCATCATCAAGGACGGTGGGGACCCGCGCGGTACCCGTATCTTCGGCCCGGTCGGGCGCGAGCTGCGGGACAAGCGGTTCATGAAGATCATTTCTCTCGCGCCGGAGGTGTTGTGA
- the rpsQ gene encoding 30S ribosomal protein S17 yields MSENTTVTRGRRKVREGLVVSDKMEKTVVVEVEDRVKHALYGKIMRRTSKLKVHDEQNSAGIGDRVLIMETRPLSATKRWRLVEILEKAK; encoded by the coding sequence ATGAGCGAGAACACCACCGTTACGCGCGGCCGGCGTAAGGTCCGCGAGGGCCTCGTGGTCAGCGACAAGATGGAAAAGACCGTCGTGGTCGAGGTCGAGGACCGGGTCAAGCACGCGCTGTACGGCAAGATCATGCGCCGGACCAGCAAGCTCAAGGTTCACGACGAGCAGAACTCCGCCGGTATCGGCGACCGGGTCCTGATCATGGAGACCCGACCGCTGTCCGCCACCAAGCGGTGGCGGCTCGTGGAGATCCTCGAGAAGGCCAAGTAG
- the rpmC gene encoding 50S ribosomal protein L29, whose product MAAGVKAAELRELSEEELVTKLREAKAELFNLRVQAATGQLDNNRRLQVIRREIARIYTIMRERELGLSAAPTEVTAG is encoded by the coding sequence ATGGCAGCGGGCGTTAAGGCCGCCGAGCTGCGTGAACTCTCCGAGGAGGAGCTGGTCACGAAGCTGCGCGAGGCCAAGGCGGAGCTGTTCAACCTCCGTGTCCAGGCCGCGACCGGGCAGCTGGACAACAACCGGCGGCTGCAGGTCATCCGTCGGGAGATCGCCCGGATCTACACGATCATGCGTGAGCGTGAGCTGGGGCTCTCGGCCGCGCCGACTGAGGTGACTGCAGGATGA
- the rplP gene encoding 50S ribosomal protein L16, which yields MLMPRKPPKGFRKPHHPDRSGASKGGNRVVFGEFGIQALEPAYVTNRQIESARIAMTRHIKRGGKVWITIFPDQALTKKPAETRMGSGKGSPEWWVANVKPGRVLFEMSFPNEQIAREAMRRAIHKLPMKCRIVTREVGES from the coding sequence ATGCTGATGCCGCGCAAGCCCCCGAAGGGCTTCCGCAAGCCGCACCACCCGGACCGCAGCGGCGCGTCCAAGGGCGGCAACCGGGTGGTGTTCGGCGAGTTCGGGATCCAGGCTCTCGAGCCGGCGTACGTGACGAACCGGCAGATCGAGTCGGCGCGTATCGCGATGACCCGCCACATCAAGCGTGGTGGCAAGGTCTGGATCACCATCTTCCCGGACCAGGCCCTCACGAAGAAGCCGGCGGAGACCCGGATGGGTTCCGGTAAGGGCTCGCCCGAGTGGTGGGTCGCCAATGTGAAGCCGGGACGGGTGCTCTTCGAGATGTCCTTCCCCAACGAGCAGATCGCGCGAGAGGCGATGCGTCGCGCGATCCACAAGCTCCCGATGAAGTGCCGCATTGTGACGCGCGAAGTGGGTGAATCCTGA
- the rpsC gene encoding 30S ribosomal protein S3: protein MGQKVHPHGFRLGISTDWKSRWFADKLYKDYIGEDVKIRRMMSKGLERAGISKVDIERTRDRVRVDIHTARPGIVIGRKGAEADRIRGELEKLTGKQVQLNIIEVKNPESDAQLVAQGVAEQLSSRVSFRRAMRKAMQSAMKNPLCKGIRVQVSGRLGGAEMSRTEFYREGRVPLHTLRANIEYGFFEARTTFGRIGVKVWIYKGDAVPGREAPAEAPSRPRRERGDRPERPRRGRSGSSGTTSGGTEAGRAAATTVAQQAETPSGEPVDPSAVAAAAETQQEG, encoded by the coding sequence ATGGGTCAGAAGGTTCACCCGCACGGGTTCCGGCTCGGCATCTCGACCGACTGGAAGTCCCGCTGGTTCGCGGACAAGCTCTACAAGGACTACATCGGCGAGGATGTCAAGATCCGCCGGATGATGTCCAAGGGCCTGGAGCGCGCCGGCATTTCCAAGGTCGACATCGAGCGCACCCGCGACCGGGTCCGGGTCGACATCCACACCGCCCGGCCGGGCATCGTCATCGGCCGTAAGGGTGCCGAGGCCGACCGGATCCGCGGCGAGCTGGAGAAGCTCACCGGCAAGCAGGTGCAGCTGAACATCATCGAGGTGAAGAACCCCGAGTCGGACGCGCAGCTGGTCGCCCAGGGCGTGGCCGAGCAGCTCTCCAGCCGGGTCAGCTTCCGTCGGGCGATGCGCAAGGCGATGCAGTCGGCGATGAAGAACCCGCTGTGCAAGGGCATCCGGGTGCAGGTCTCGGGTCGCCTCGGCGGCGCCGAGATGAGCCGCACGGAGTTCTACCGCGAGGGCCGGGTTCCGCTGCACACGCTGCGGGCCAACATCGAGTACGGCTTCTTCGAGGCGCGTACCACCTTCGGCCGCATCGGCGTGAAGGTCTGGATCTACAAGGGTGACGCGGTGCCGGGTCGGGAGGCCCCGGCCGAGGCGCCGTCGCGCCCGCGCCGGGAGCGTGGCGACCGTCCCGAGCGGCCGCGCCGTGGTCGGTCCGGTTCGTCCGGTACGACCTCCGGTGGCACCGAGGCCGGCCGGGCTGCCGCGACGACCGTCGCGCAGCAGGCCGAGACGCCGAGCGGCGAGCCGGTGGACCCGTCCGCCGTCGCCGCCGCGGCAGAAACGCAGCAGGAGGGCTGA
- the rplV gene encoding 50S ribosomal protein L22: MPGKGDAPVLPGARAVARYVRISPMKARRVVNLVRGLPAKEALTVLQFAPQAASEQVYKVLASAIANAENNERLDPDALLVSEAFVDEGPTMKRFQPRAQGRAYRIRKRTCHITVAVEAVAPAAPKQSAKKAAPAEQTAPAETQSNTEGAE; encoded by the coding sequence ATGCCAGGAAAGGGCGACGCTCCGGTGCTTCCGGGCGCGCGGGCGGTTGCGCGGTACGTGCGCATCTCGCCGATGAAGGCGCGCCGGGTGGTCAACCTCGTCCGCGGCCTGCCCGCGAAGGAGGCGCTCACGGTGCTGCAGTTCGCGCCGCAGGCGGCGAGCGAGCAGGTGTACAAGGTGCTCGCGAGTGCGATCGCCAACGCGGAGAACAACGAGCGGCTGGACCCCGACGCGCTGCTCGTCAGCGAGGCGTTCGTGGACGAGGGCCCGACCATGAAGCGGTTCCAGCCGCGGGCGCAGGGCCGGGCGTACCGGATCCGTAAGCGCACCTGCCACATCACCGTGGCGGTCGAGGCGGTCGCGCCGGCCGCGCCGAAGCAGTCGGCGAAGAAGGCGGCCCCGGCGGAGCAGACCGCACCGGCCGAGACGCAGAGCAACACGGAGGGCGCCGAGTAA
- the rpsS gene encoding 30S ribosomal protein S19 yields MPRSLKKGPFIDDHLLKKVETQNEKGSKNVIKTWSRRSTIIPEMLGHTIAVHDGRKHVPVFVTEAMVGHKLGEFALTRTFKGHEKDDRKSRRR; encoded by the coding sequence ATGCCTCGCAGCCTGAAGAAGGGCCCGTTCATCGACGACCACCTGCTCAAGAAGGTGGAGACGCAGAACGAGAAGGGCTCCAAGAACGTCATCAAGACCTGGTCGCGGCGCTCGACGATCATCCCGGAGATGCTCGGGCACACGATCGCCGTGCACGACGGACGCAAGCACGTCCCGGTGTTCGTGACCGAGGCGATGGTCGGGCACAAGCTCGGCGAGTTCGCGCTGACCCGCACGTTCAAGGGTCACGAGAAGGACGACCGGAAGAGCCGCCGGCGCTGA
- the rplB gene encoding 50S ribosomal protein L2, whose amino-acid sequence MAIRKYKPTTPGRRGSSVADFAEITRSTPEKSLLAPLPKKGGRNAHGRITARHQGGGHKRQYRLIDFKRVDKDGVPAKVAHIEYDPNRTARIALLHYADGEKRYIIAPKDLKQGDAVESGPSADIKPGNNLPLRNIPVGTTIHNVELRPGGGAKLARSAGVGIQLLGREGAYATLRMPSGEIRRVDVRCRASIGEIGNADQSNINWGKAGRMRWKGKRPTVRGVAMNPVDHPHGGGEGKTSGGRHPVNPQGKPEGRTRRKGQPSDRLIVRRRYATRKRG is encoded by the coding sequence ATGGCTATCCGTAAGTACAAGCCGACGACGCCGGGCCGGCGTGGCTCGAGCGTCGCCGACTTCGCCGAGATCACCCGGTCGACGCCCGAGAAGTCGCTGCTGGCTCCGCTGCCCAAGAAGGGCGGCCGGAACGCGCACGGCCGGATCACCGCTCGCCACCAGGGCGGCGGCCACAAGCGCCAGTACCGGCTGATCGACTTCAAGCGGGTCGACAAGGACGGCGTGCCGGCCAAGGTCGCGCACATCGAGTACGACCCGAACCGCACCGCGCGGATCGCGCTGCTGCACTACGCCGACGGCGAGAAGCGTTACATCATCGCGCCGAAGGACCTGAAGCAGGGCGACGCCGTCGAGTCGGGTCCGAGTGCCGACATCAAGCCGGGCAACAACCTGCCGCTGCGCAACATCCCGGTCGGCACCACGATCCACAACGTGGAGCTGCGTCCGGGCGGCGGTGCCAAGCTGGCCCGCTCGGCCGGCGTCGGCATCCAGCTGCTCGGCCGGGAGGGCGCGTACGCGACCCTGCGTATGCCGTCGGGTGAGATCCGGCGGGTCGACGTGCGCTGCCGCGCCAGCATCGGCGAGATCGGCAACGCCGACCAGTCGAACATCAACTGGGGTAAGGCCGGCCGGATGCGCTGGAAGGGCAAGCGCCCGACCGTCCGTGGTGTCGCCATGAACCCGGTCGACCACCCGCACGGTGGTGGCGAGGGCAAGACCTCCGGTGGTCGCCACCCGGTCAACCCGCAGGGTAAGCCCGAGGGCCGCACCCGTCGTAAGGGCCAGCCGAGTGACCGGCTGATCGTCCGCCGCCGCTACGCCACGCGTAAGCGCGGCTGA
- the rplW gene encoding 50S ribosomal protein L23 produces MSTIADPRDIIVAPVVSEKSYSELNRNWYTFLVHPDANKTAIKIAIEQIFNVRVLTVNTLNREGKRKRTRTGFGKRKDTKRAMVKLAEGDRIDAFGGPVS; encoded by the coding sequence GTGAGCACGATCGCCGATCCGCGCGACATCATCGTCGCGCCGGTCGTCTCCGAGAAGAGCTACAGCGAGCTGAACCGCAACTGGTACACCTTCCTGGTGCACCCGGACGCGAACAAGACCGCGATCAAGATCGCCATCGAGCAGATCTTCAACGTCCGCGTCCTGACGGTCAACACGCTCAACCGCGAGGGCAAGCGCAAGCGGACCCGGACCGGGTTCGGCAAGCGCAAGGACACCAAGCGGGCGATGGTGAAGCTGGCTGAGGGCGACCGCATCGACGCCTTCGGCGGCCCGGTCAGCTGA
- the rplD gene encoding 50S ribosomal protein L4: MTTVDVLNSEGTATGSVELPADIFDVQANIALMHQVVVAQLAAARQGTHKTKTRGEVSGGGKKPYKQKGTGRARQGSIRAPQFAGGGVVHGPVPRDYSQRTPKKMKAAALRGALSDRARAGQVHVVEAFVSGEKPSTKAALATLAKLTEARRVLVVLSSTDELNWVSLRNEPRVHLIESGQLNTYDVLVADDVVFTKEALDEFLGLPTAVGPAAGSGETTEEGGK; this comes from the coding sequence GTGACCACCGTTGACGTCCTGAACTCCGAAGGCACCGCGACCGGCTCGGTCGAGCTGCCCGCCGACATCTTCGACGTGCAGGCGAACATCGCGCTGATGCACCAGGTCGTCGTGGCGCAGCTCGCCGCGGCCCGGCAGGGCACCCACAAGACCAAGACCCGGGGCGAGGTCTCTGGCGGCGGCAAGAAGCCGTACAAGCAGAAGGGCACCGGTCGGGCCCGGCAGGGCTCGATCCGCGCGCCGCAGTTCGCCGGCGGTGGCGTCGTCCACGGCCCGGTGCCGCGCGACTACAGCCAGCGCACCCCGAAGAAGATGAAGGCCGCCGCGCTGCGCGGCGCCCTGTCGGACCGGGCCCGCGCCGGGCAGGTGCACGTCGTCGAGGCGTTCGTCTCGGGCGAGAAGCCGTCGACCAAGGCCGCGCTGGCCACGCTCGCCAAGCTGACCGAGGCCCGTCGGGTGCTGGTCGTGCTGAGCAGCACCGACGAGCTGAACTGGGTGTCGCTGCGCAACGAGCCGCGGGTGCACCTGATCGAGTCCGGCCAGTTGAACACGTACGACGTGCTGGTGGCCGACGACGTGGTCTTCACGAAGGAGGCCCTGGACGAGTTCCTCGGGCTGCCGACGGCGGTCGGCCCGGCGGCCGGGTCCGGCGAGACCACCGAGGAGGGTGGCAAGTGA
- the rplC gene encoding 50S ribosomal protein L3: MDRQVKGILGAKLGMTQVWDNNRVVPVTVVQAGPCVITQVRGADKDGYSAVQLAYGTIDPRKAKKPLRGHYAKADVAPRRHIVELRTTDAADYSLGQEVTVEEFPAGVSIDVTGRTKGKGYAGPMKRHGFHGLRASHGVERKHRSPGSIGACATPGRVFKGTRMAGRMGGVRYTVQNLTVQAVDTENNLLLVRGAIPGPKGALVLVRTAAKTKAKKGGAAK, translated from the coding sequence ATGGACAGGCAAGTTAAGGGGATCCTGGGCGCGAAGCTCGGCATGACCCAGGTCTGGGACAACAACCGCGTTGTGCCGGTGACCGTGGTTCAGGCCGGCCCGTGCGTCATCACCCAGGTTCGGGGCGCCGACAAGGACGGTTACTCCGCGGTCCAGCTGGCGTACGGGACGATCGATCCGCGCAAGGCCAAGAAGCCGCTGCGCGGGCACTACGCCAAGGCGGACGTGGCGCCGCGCCGGCATATCGTCGAGCTGCGCACCACCGACGCCGCGGACTACTCGCTCGGCCAGGAGGTCACGGTCGAGGAGTTCCCGGCCGGCGTCTCGATCGACGTCACCGGCAGGACCAAGGGCAAGGGCTACGCCGGCCCGATGAAGCGGCACGGCTTCCACGGTCTGCGCGCCAGCCACGGTGTCGAGCGCAAGCACCGCTCGCCGGGCTCCATCGGGGCCTGCGCCACCCCGGGCCGGGTCTTCAAGGGCACCCGGATGGCCGGCCGGATGGGCGGCGTGCGCTACACCGTGCAGAACCTGACCGTCCAGGCGGTCGACACCGAGAACAACCTCCTGCTCGTCCGCGGCGCCATTCCCGGCCCCAAGGGCGCGCTGGTCCTGGTCCGCACCGCGGCCAAGACCAAGGCGAAGAAGGGCGGTGCGGCCAAGTGA
- the rpsJ gene encoding 30S ribosomal protein S10, which produces MAGQKIRIRLKAYDHEVIDSSARKIVETVTRTGAQVAGPVPLPTEINRFCVIRSPHKYKDSREHFEMRTHKRLIDIIDPTPKTVDSLMRLDLPAGVDIEIKL; this is translated from the coding sequence ATGGCGGGACAGAAGATCCGCATCCGGCTCAAGGCCTATGACCACGAGGTCATCGACTCCTCGGCTCGGAAGATCGTCGAGACGGTGACGCGCACCGGGGCGCAGGTCGCGGGCCCGGTGCCGCTGCCCACGGAGATCAACCGTTTCTGCGTCATCCGCTCGCCGCACAAGTACAAGGACTCGCGCGAGCACTTCGAGATGCGTACGCACAAGCGACTGATCGACATCATCGACCCGACCCCGAAGACGGTCGACTCGCTCATGCGCCTCGACCTGCCGGCTGGCGTCGACATCGAGATCAAGCTGTAG
- the tuf gene encoding elongation factor Tu, protein MAKAKFERTKPHVNIGTIGHIDHGKTTLTAAITKVLHDQYPDLNPYTPFDEIDKAPEEKARGITISIAHVEYQTEARHYAHVDCPGHADYIKNMITGAAQMDGAILVVAATDGPMPQTREHVLLARQVGVPYIVVALNKSDMVDDEELLELVELEVRELLSSQEYPGDDLPVVRVSALKALEGDPEWTGRLLELMNAVDTAIPQPERETDRPFLMPIEDVFTITGRGTVVTGRAERGILKPNEEVEIVGIREKSQRTVCTGIEMFRKLLDEARAGENVGLLLRGIKREDVERGMVVVKPGTTTPHTEFEATVYILSKEEGGRHTPFFQNYRPQFYFRTTDVTGVVTLPEGTEMVMPGDNTTMTVKLIQPIAMEDNLKFAIREGGRTVGAGRVTKIIK, encoded by the coding sequence GTGGCGAAGGCGAAGTTCGAGCGGACTAAGCCGCACGTCAACATCGGCACCATTGGTCACATCGACCACGGTAAGACGACGCTGACGGCGGCCATCACGAAGGTCCTGCACGACCAGTACCCGGACCTGAACCCGTACACGCCGTTCGACGAGATCGACAAGGCGCCGGAGGAGAAGGCCCGCGGCATCACGATCTCGATCGCGCACGTCGAGTACCAGACCGAGGCGCGGCACTACGCGCACGTCGACTGCCCCGGGCACGCCGACTACATCAAGAACATGATCACCGGTGCCGCCCAGATGGACGGCGCGATCCTGGTGGTCGCGGCGACCGACGGCCCGATGCCGCAGACCCGCGAGCACGTGCTGCTGGCCCGCCAGGTCGGCGTGCCGTACATCGTCGTGGCGCTGAACAAGAGCGACATGGTCGACGACGAGGAGCTGCTGGAGCTCGTAGAGCTCGAGGTCCGCGAGCTGCTCTCGTCGCAGGAGTACCCGGGCGACGACCTGCCGGTCGTGCGGGTCTCGGCGCTGAAGGCCCTGGAGGGTGACCCAGAGTGGACCGGTCGCCTGCTGGAGCTGATGAACGCCGTCGACACCGCGATTCCGCAGCCGGAGCGCGAGACCGACCGGCCGTTCCTGATGCCGATCGAGGACGTCTTCACGATCACCGGTCGGGGCACCGTCGTCACCGGTCGCGCGGAGCGCGGCATCCTCAAGCCGAACGAGGAGGTGGAGATCGTCGGTATCCGCGAGAAGTCGCAGCGGACGGTCTGCACCGGCATCGAGATGTTCCGCAAGCTGCTCGACGAGGCCCGCGCGGGTGAGAACGTCGGTCTGCTGCTGCGGGGCATCAAGCGCGAGGACGTCGAGCGCGGCATGGTGGTCGTCAAGCCGGGCACCACGACCCCGCACACCGAGTTCGAGGCGACCGTCTACATCCTCTCCAAGGAGGAGGGTGGCCGGCACACGCCGTTCTTCCAGAACTACCGTCCGCAGTTCTACTTCCGGACCACGGACGTCACCGGTGTCGTCACCCTTCCCGAGGGCACCGAGATGGTCATGCCGGGCGACAACACCACGATGACCGTGAAGCTGATCCAGCCCATCGCGATGGAGGACAACCTCAAGTTCGCGATCCGGGAGGGTGGCCGTACGGTCGGCGCTGGTCGCGTCACCAAGATCATCAAGTGA
- the fusA gene encoding elongation factor G gives MAAADALANVRNIGIMAHIDAGKTTTTERILFYTGITYKIGEVHEGAAVMDWMEQEQERGITITSAATKCEWKGHTIQIIDTPGHVDFTVEVERSLRVLDGAVAVYDGVAGVEPQTENVWRQADKYNVPRMCFVNKLDRTGADFFRCVQMMIDRLKATPLVLQVPIGAESDFVGVVDLVGMRALTWRGETQKGEDYAVEEIPAELADIAAEWREKLLETLADVDDSVMEKYLEGEEISVEEIQSAIRRATIAGRANPVLCGTAFKNKGIQPMLDAVVAYLPSPLDIPAIEGTATDGETPLQRKPSTTEPFSGLAFKIQTDRHLGKLTYVRVYSGVVESGSQVVNSTKDRKERIGKIYQMHANKREERSSAKAGDIIAVQGLKQTTTGDTLSDPANAVILESMTFPEPVIEVAIEPKTKADQEKLSTAIQRLAEEDPTFRVKLDDETGQTVISGMGELHLDILVDRMRREFNVEANIGKPQVAYRETIRRKVEKIEYTHKKQTGGSGQYARVIISLEPLPLDNDSPTYEFANAVTGGRIPREFIPSVDAGAQDAMQYGILAGFPLVGVKLTLLDGQYHEVDSSEMAFKIAGSMVLKEAARKADPALLEPMMAVEVTTPEENMGDVIGDLNSRRGIIQAMEERGGARVVRALVPLSEMFGYVGDLRSKTQGRASYSMQFDSYAEVPQSVAKEIIAKATGE, from the coding sequence GTGGCCGCCGCAGACGCGCTCGCCAACGTACGCAACATCGGCATCATGGCGCACATCGATGCCGGTAAGACCACTACCACCGAGCGAATCCTGTTCTACACCGGCATCACGTACAAGATCGGTGAGGTCCACGAGGGCGCCGCCGTCATGGACTGGATGGAGCAGGAGCAGGAGCGCGGTATCACCATCACCTCCGCCGCCACGAAGTGCGAGTGGAAGGGCCACACGATCCAGATCATCGACACGCCCGGCCACGTCGACTTCACGGTCGAGGTGGAGCGGTCGTTGCGGGTCCTGGACGGTGCGGTCGCGGTCTACGACGGCGTGGCCGGCGTGGAGCCGCAGACGGAGAACGTCTGGCGGCAGGCGGACAAGTACAACGTCCCCCGGATGTGTTTCGTCAACAAGCTCGACCGCACCGGCGCGGACTTCTTCCGCTGCGTGCAGATGATGATCGACCGGCTGAAGGCCACCCCGCTGGTCCTCCAGGTGCCGATCGGCGCCGAGTCGGACTTCGTCGGCGTGGTGGACCTGGTCGGGATGCGCGCCCTCACCTGGCGCGGGGAGACCCAGAAGGGTGAGGACTACGCGGTCGAGGAGATCCCGGCCGAGCTGGCGGACATCGCGGCCGAGTGGCGCGAGAAGCTGCTGGAGACCCTGGCCGACGTGGACGACTCGGTGATGGAGAAGTACCTCGAAGGCGAGGAGATCTCCGTCGAGGAGATCCAGTCCGCCATCCGGCGGGCCACCATCGCCGGCCGGGCCAACCCGGTGCTCTGCGGTACCGCGTTCAAGAACAAGGGCATCCAGCCGATGCTCGACGCGGTCGTCGCGTACCTGCCGTCGCCGCTGGACATCCCGGCGATCGAGGGTACGGCGACCGACGGTGAGACGCCGCTGCAGCGCAAGCCGTCCACCACGGAGCCGTTCTCCGGCCTGGCGTTCAAGATCCAGACCGACCGGCACCTCGGCAAGCTCACCTACGTCCGGGTCTACTCCGGTGTGGTCGAGTCCGGTTCCCAGGTGGTCAACTCCACCAAGGACCGCAAGGAGCGGATCGGCAAGATCTACCAGATGCACGCCAACAAGCGGGAGGAGCGCAGCTCCGCCAAGGCTGGCGACATCATCGCGGTGCAGGGTCTGAAGCAGACCACCACCGGCGACACGCTGAGCGACCCGGCGAACGCGGTCATCCTGGAGTCGATGACCTTCCCGGAGCCGGTCATCGAGGTCGCCATCGAGCCGAAGACCAAGGCTGACCAGGAGAAGCTCAGCACCGCCATCCAGCGGCTGGCCGAGGAGGACCCGACCTTCCGCGTCAAGCTGGACGACGAGACCGGCCAGACGGTCATCTCCGGCATGGGTGAGCTGCACCTGGACATCCTGGTCGACCGGATGCGCCGCGAGTTCAACGTCGAGGCGAACATCGGTAAGCCGCAGGTGGCGTACCGCGAGACCATCCGCCGCAAGGTGGAGAAGATCGAGTACACCCACAAGAAGCAGACCGGTGGCTCCGGCCAGTACGCCCGGGTGATCATCAGCCTGGAGCCGCTGCCGCTGGACAACGACTCGCCGACCTACGAGTTTGCCAACGCCGTCACCGGTGGCCGCATCCCCCGGGAGTTCATCCCTTCGGTGGACGCGGGCGCCCAGGACGCCATGCAGTACGGCATCCTCGCCGGCTTCCCGCTGGTGGGTGTCAAGCTGACCCTGTTGGACGGCCAGTACCACGAGGTCGACTCGTCCGAGATGGCGTTCAAGATCGCCGGTTCGATGGTGCTGAAGGAGGCGGCCCGCAAGGCCGACCCGGCGCTGCTCGAACCGATGATGGCCGTTGAGGTCACCACTCCGGAGGAGAACATGGGTGACGTCATCGGCGACCTCAACTCCCGCCGCGGCATCATCCAGGCGATGGAGGAGCGCGGCGGTGCCCGCGTCGTCCGCGCCCTGGTGCCGTTGTCGGAGATGTTCGGCTACGTCGGCGACCTGCGGTCGAAGACCCAGGGCCGGGCTAGCTACAGCATGCAGTTCGACTCCTACGCCGAGGTTCCGCAGAGCGTGGCGAAGGAGATCATCGCGAAGGCGACGGGTGAGTGA
- the rpsG gene encoding 30S ribosomal protein S7, whose amino-acid sequence MPRKGPAPRKPLVADPVYNSPLVTQLVNKILLRGKRQLAERIVYAALEGCREKSGTDPVVTLKRAMDNVKPTLEVRSRRVGGATYQVPVEVRPARATTLGLRWLVTYSKARREKTMVERLMNELLDASNGLGAAVKRREDTHKMAESNKAFAHYRW is encoded by the coding sequence ATGCCGCGTAAGGGACCCGCTCCGCGGAAGCCGCTGGTCGCTGACCCGGTGTACAACTCGCCGTTGGTCACCCAGCTGGTGAACAAGATCCTGCTGCGGGGCAAGCGTCAGCTCGCCGAGCGCATCGTGTACGCGGCCCTGGAGGGCTGCCGCGAGAAGTCGGGCACCGACCCGGTCGTCACCCTCAAGCGCGCGATGGACAACGTCAAGCCGACGCTCGAGGTGCGCAGCCGCCGGGTCGGTGGCGCCACCTACCAGGTGCCGGTCGAGGTCCGGCCGGCCCGCGCGACCACGCTCGGTCTGCGCTGGCTGGTGACGTACTCCAAGGCTCGTCGGGAGAAGACCATGGTCGAGCGGCTGATGAACGAGCTGCTCGACGCGAGCAACGGCCTCGGTGCCGCCGTCAAGCGGCGCGAGGACACGCACAAGATGGCCGAGTCCAACAAGGCCTTCGCGCACTACCGCTGGTAA
- the rpsL gene encoding 30S ribosomal protein S12, producing the protein MPTIQQLVRKGRQAKTTKTKTPALKGSPQRRGVCTRVYTTTPKKPNSALRKVARVKLSSQVEVTAYIPGVGHNLQEHSIVLVRGGRVKDLPGVRYKIVRGSLDTQGVRNRKQARSRYGAKKEKS; encoded by the coding sequence GTGCCCACCATTCAGCAGTTGGTCCGAAAGGGCCGCCAGGCGAAGACGACCAAGACCAAGACCCCGGCGCTCAAGGGATCCCCGCAGCGGCGCGGCGTGTGCACTCGCGTGTACACCACCACCCCCAAGAAGCCGAACTCGGCGCTGCGCAAGGTCGCTCGTGTCAAGCTCAGCAGCCAGGTCGAGGTGACCGCCTACATCCCGGGTGTCGGGCACAACCTGCAGGAGCACTCGATCGTGCTCGTGCGTGGTGGCCGGGTGAAGGACCTTCCCGGTGTGCGTTACAAGATCGTTCGCGGTTCGCTGGACACCCAGGGTGTCCGCAACCGCAAGCAGGCGCGCAGCCGGTACGGCGCGAAGAAGGAGAAGAGCTGA